One Dromiciops gliroides isolate mDroGli1 chromosome 3, mDroGli1.pri, whole genome shotgun sequence DNA segment encodes these proteins:
- the LOC122748286 gene encoding sialic acid-binding Ig-like lectin 14, with protein MGQELGSEASSEHVRGHKARHTFPTPMGDPALMAPTLGGGDIPEALDRCVFYWGAWSGEVRVLPGPTCCSPAWSLDGGRPPRFCVGTWLSTVSEMLLLLLLLLALLWEGSSSQTLDVQAQVSVQEGLCVQVPCTFHHPSPNYSGAFYGYWFRRKYYLFQGSLMATNDPSQMVEEQARGRFHLLGDPMMNNCSLSITDAQFSDSGSYFFHVENGDEKYSYIWKPLYVDVTDLIQKPDMDIPEVLESGKSVTLKCTFSWACGENRPLKFSWMGAAISSQSGSSGASHSSEFSFIPGHQHHGTNLTCQVTLPGGHLSRERTVHLNVSYAVQNVTITISQDNRTTVWVPGKSSPLVVQEGGSLHLLCAAHSNPPATLSWMLGDQTLASSQPSEDGVLPLDLPHLRQGDGGKYTCHAQHPLGSKQVSLSLSVQCECEGAGDHGVLWSCKASPFFPWWVGGWFVEGIGCSDNIGELPTSSEPWVNSSLSRKVEHSYKLSPYCEVRTHHGKDSLRIWLMPVFSAQDNSSWPLMFTLLRGALMGAGFILTYGLTWLYYTCPASGLGPSQDLPPAPATQGPQLCPQGPSKASLTHQLQAHPPVITVPPESWCPEGNTVVQLCCIRARTRGPHPFSPGTGLFGCRLGLREPGAVMFLS; from the exons ATGGGTCAGGAGCTGGGTTCTGAGGCCAGCTCGGAGCACGTCAGGGGACATAAGGCACGACATACTTTCCCCACTCCCATGGGGGACCCTGCTCTCATGGCTCCGaccctggggggaggggatatTCCTGAAg CCTTGGACAGATGCGTCTTCTACTGGGGTGCCTGGAGTGGGGAGGTCCGCGTCCTTCCTGGACCCACCTGCTGTTCTCCTGCTTGGTCACTAGATGGAGGCAGGCCTCCTCGGTTTTGTGTGGG AACCTGGCTCTCTACTGTCTcagagatgctgctgctgctgctgctgctgctggcccTGCTCTGGGAGG GGTCCTCATCCCAGACACTGGATGTGCAGGCCCAGGTGAGTGTGCAGGAGGGGCTGTGTGTCCAAGTCCCCTGCACCTTCCACCATCCCTCGCCCAATTACAGCGGTGCCTTTTATGGCTACTGGTTCAGAAGAAAGTATTATCTTTTCCAAGGGTCTCTTATGGCCACAAATGACCCATCTCAGATGGTGGAGGAGCAAGCCCGGGGGAGATTCCATCTCCTTGGGGATCCCATGATGAACAACTGCTCTCTAAGCATCACAGACGCCCAGTTCTCAGACAGTGGGAGTTACTTCTTCCATGttgaaaatggagatgaaaaatACAGTTACATATGGAAGCCACTTTATGTGGATGTGACAG acTTGATCCAGAAGCCAGACATGGATATTCCAGAGGTGCTAGAGTCAGGGAAATCAGTGACTCTGAAGTGCACATTTTCTTGGGCCTGTGGAGAAAATAGGCCCTTGAAGTTCTCTTGGATGGGGGCTGCCATCTCCTCCCAGTCAGGAAGCTCTGGGGCCTCCCACTCCTCAGAGTTCTCCTTCATCCCTGGGCACCAGCATCATGGGACCAACCTCACCTGTCAAGTGACCTTGCCTGGAGGACATCTGAGCAGAGAGAGAACCGTTCACCTCAATGTGTCTT ATGCTGTGCAGAATGTGACCATCACCATCTCCCAGGACAACAGGACAACAG TTTGGGTCCCAGGAAAGAGCTCACCTCTTGTGGTGCAGGAGGGAGGGTCCCTTCACCTGCTCTGTGCTGCCCACAGCAATCCCCCAGCTACACTGAGCTGGATGCTGGGGGACCAGACCCTGGCCTCTTCCCAGCCCTCAGAGGATGGAGTCCTGCCCCTGGATCTGCCCCACCTGAGACagggagatggagggaaatacacctGCCATGCCCAGCATCCTCTGGGCTCCAAGCAG GTCTCCCTGAGCCTCTCTGTGCAGTGTGAGTGTGAGGGGGCTGGAGACCATGGGGTGCTTTGGTCCTG CAAAGCCAGCCCCTTCTTCCCCTGGTGGGTAGGGGGGTGGTTTGTGGAGGGCATTGGTTGCAGTGACAACATTGGGGAGCTTCCCACTTCATCTGAGCCCTGGGTGAACAGCAGCCTGAGTAGGAAGGTAGAGCACAGCTACAAACTCAGTCCCTACTGTGAGGTGAGGACCCACCATGGAAAGGACAGTCTCAGGATCTGGCTAATGCCAG TCTTCTCTGCCCAGGACAACAGCTCCTGGCCACTGATGTTCACCCTGCTGAGGGGAGCACTCATGGGGGCCGGCTTCATCCTCACCTATGGCCTGACTTGGCTCTATTACACCTG CCCTGCTTCTGGCCTTGGACCCAGCCAAGACCTGCCTCCTGCACCTGCCACTCAGGGGCCCCAGTTGTGCCCTCAGGGACCAAGCAAGGCCAGCCTGACCCACCAGCTTCAGGCCCACCCTCCA GTGATCACTGTCCCTCCTGAATCCTGGTGCCCAGAAGGGAACACAGTTGTCCAGCTGTGCTGCATCAGAGCCAGGACAAGGGGACCCCACCCCTTCAGTCCAGGCACAGGCCTCTTTGGATGCAGGCTGGGACTGAGGGAGCCTGGGGCTGTCATGTTTCTTAGCTGA